One stretch of Armigeres subalbatus isolate Guangzhou_Male chromosome 2, GZ_Asu_2, whole genome shotgun sequence DNA includes these proteins:
- the LOC134212597 gene encoding uncharacterized protein LOC134212597 isoform X2, producing the protein MHHLLRYRMELVMHDQAILYQLESCKDEIIEIPDVSSTHISNINSSPYTPSPITHASSSRASNITPTVTTQKRKRSAIDDERRQCWTTLMYEISGSKSRYQQFGEYVASSLDMMKPNIAERTKLNIQLYIAKSLAESTRLMIEASSHDDNEETVEDMICTTEWLDDE; encoded by the exons ATGCATCATCTGCTACGATACAGAATGGAACTGGTAATGCACGACCAGGCAATACTCTATCAGTTG GAAAGTTGTAAGGATGAAATTATCGAGATTCCTGACGTGTCATCCACGCACATTTCGAATATTAATTCCTCTCCATACACTCCATCACCGATAACACATGCGTCTTCGTCCAGAGCAAGCAACATTACGCCTACGGTTACAACTCAAAAGCGGAAAAGAAGTGCCATTGACGATGAACGGCGTCAATGCTGGACAACGCTCATGTATGAAATCTCGGGCAGCAAATCTCGTTATCAGCAATTTGGCGAATATGTAGCGTCATCGCTAGATATGATGAAGCCAAATATAGCGGAGAGAACAAAACTGAACATACAGTTATACATAGCTAAGTCATTAGCAGAATCGACCAGACTAATGATAGAAGCGAGTTCACACGATGATAATGAGGAAACGGTAGAAGACATGATCTGCACGACAGAATGGTTAGATGATGAATGA
- the LOC134212597 gene encoding uncharacterized protein LOC134212597 isoform X1, whose product MEFVNVENPAVERVWTNEATYSLIRELEARPCLWRKADRFYINKYSKMKATEELANILNLPIDAVKEKMRSLRTIFMQNYRKKAKSGSAGGSQLPRWEFYKACLFMAGEVSQAGDVDSLESCKDEIIEIPDVSSTHISNINSSPYTPSPITHASSSRASNITPTVTTQKRKRSAIDDERRQCWTTLMYEISGSKSRYQQFGEYVASSLDMMKPNIAERTKLNIQLYIAKSLAESTRLMIEASSHDDNEETVEDMICTTEWLDDE is encoded by the exons ATGGAATTTGTAAATGTTGAGAATCCCGCAGTTGAAAGG GTATGGACTAACGAAGCGACATATTCACTAATTCGTGAGCTCGAAGCTAGGCCTTGTCTTTGGAGGAAGGCAGACAGATTTTATATAAACAAATATTCGAAAATGAAGGCTACGGAGGAGCTGGCAAATATACTTAATTTGCCTATTGATGCAGTGAAAGAAAAAATGCGGTCGCTGAGAACAATTTTCATGCAGAATTATAGAAAGAAAGCAAAGAGCGGAAGTGCTGGTGGGTCGCAGCTTCCCCGCTGGGAATTTTATAAAGCGTGTCTTTTCATGGCTGGCGAGGTCTCCCAGGCGGGAGATGTCGATTCTCTg GAAAGTTGTAAGGATGAAATTATCGAGATTCCTGACGTGTCATCCACGCACATTTCGAATATTAATTCCTCTCCATACACTCCATCACCGATAACACATGCGTCTTCGTCCAGAGCAAGCAACATTACGCCTACGGTTACAACTCAAAAGCGGAAAAGAAGTGCCATTGACGATGAACGGCGTCAATGCTGGACAACGCTCATGTATGAAATCTCGGGCAGCAAATCTCGTTATCAGCAATTTGGCGAATATGTAGCGTCATCGCTAGATATGATGAAGCCAAATATAGCGGAGAGAACAAAACTGAACATACAGTTATACATAGCTAAGTCATTAGCAGAATCGACCAGACTAATGATAGAAGCGAGTTCACACGATGATAATGAGGAAACGGTAGAAGACATGATCTGCACGACAGAATGGTTAGATGATGAATGA
- the LOC134212596 gene encoding la protein homolog produces the protein MTEVEAKSVAEETVEQVASETTNPATETTDNASKLEKLIIRQLEYYFGDSNLARDKFLQEQISKDEGWVPVDVLLTFKRLKALSEEKKVIVDAIEKSDEGLIEISEDREKLRRHPERPLPEQNEETRKEIFGRTVYVKGFAPEDGTQMSELLEFFEPYEKIVNIVMRKYHDKAMKKYLFKGSVFVTFANKDQCAEFLKKEKLEYKGKELIRKMQDDYFEEKKAERKKKDKKKEEDRFNIDHLPKGASVHLAGFNKETSRETIKETILKLDESLEVAFIDYAKTDSEGTVRFAADDAGKKFMEKLTDAKIKIDDEEITARLLEGEEEKEFLRKVVKDQQARRQNSNTRNKGRHQKGGRHHHKNGGDKRKAEGDSNDQPAKKKAQKADD, from the exons ATGACCGAAGTCGAAGCCAAGTCCGTTGCAGAAGAAACTGTCGAGCAGGTGGCATCTGAAACTACAAACCCGGCAACAGAAACAACTGATAATGCATCTAAGCTGGAAAAGTTGATCATTCGTCAGCTAGAGTACTATTTCGGCGACTCCAATTTGGCCCGTGAtaagtttttacaggaacagATCTCAAAGGATGAAGGCTGGGTACCGGTCGATGTGCTGCTCACGTTCAAAAGACTGAAGGCCTTGAGCGAAGAGAAGAAAGTGATTGTGGATGCTATTGAGAAGTCAGATGAGGGATTGATTGAAATAAGCGAGGACCGTGAAAAGCTGCGCCGCCATCCGGAGAGGCCACTTCCGGAACAAAACGAAGAAACGCGGAAGGAAATTTTTGGACGCACTGTGTACGTGAAGGGATTCGCCCCAGAAGATGGAACCCAAATGAGCGAGCTGCTTGAATTCTTTGAACCTTATGAAAAGATTGTCAACATCGTGATGCGAAAGTATCACGATAAAGCTATGAAAAAGTATTTGTTCAAAGGAAGCGTGTTTGTTACCTTTGCCAACAAGGATCAATGCGCAGAGTTCCTGAAAAAGGAAAAGCTGGAATACAAAGGAAAGGAGCTGATCCGAAAGATGCAGGATGATTATTTCGAGGAAAAGAAAGCCGAACGGAAGAAGAAGGacaagaagaaagaggaagataGGTTCAACATTGACCATCTCCCAAAGGGCGCGTCTGTTCATTTGGCCGGCTTCAACAAGGAAACCAGCCGGGAAACCATTAAGGAGACTATTCTTAAACTGGATGAATCTCTTGAAGTGGCATTCATTGATTACGCAAAAACTGATAGCGAGGGAACGGTACGGTTTGCAGCTGACGATGCCGGAAAGAAGTTCATGGAGAAGTTGACTGACGCTAAG ATTAAAATTGACGATGAAGAGATCACCGCTCGATTATTGGAAGGAGAAGAGGAAAAGGAGTTCCTACGGAAAGTGGTCAAGGATCAGCAGGCACGACGACAAAACAGTAATACACGTAATAAAGGACGACATCAAAAGGGAGGCAGACACCACCATAAAAACGGTGGCGATAAACGTAAGGCGGAGGGTGATAGTAATGACCAACCAGCGAAAAAGAAGGCGCAGAAAGCGGATGATTAG
- the LOC134216740 gene encoding DNA-directed RNA polymerase I subunit RPA12 produces the protein MDFNSSITPGFCPECGSVLPLLQMTGNVRCYNCLKIYDEAFFGTMEIRTTIHFNSYKSRKDQQLDSRKAAADEEAEGPIVARKCPKCGNDKMSYATLQLRSADEGQTVFFTCTKCKFKESENS, from the exons ATGGATTTTAACTCGTCAATTACTCCGGGATTTTGTCCGGAATGTGGTTCGGTACTGCCTTTGCTACAAATGACGGGCAATGTGAGGTGTTACAACTGCCTGAAAATCTACGACGAAGCAT TTTTCGGCACCATGGAAATtcgaaccacaatccatttcaaTTCGTACAAAAGCAGAAAGGACCAGCAGCTGGATAGCAGAAAAGCAGCCGCTGACGAGGAAGCAGAAGGCCCAATTGTGGCGCGTAAATGCCCCAAATGTGGCAACGACAAGATGTCGTATGCTACCCTGCAGCTGCGATCGGCCGATGAAGGGCAGACCGTGTTCTTCACGTGCACCAAGTGCAA GTTCAAAGAATCAGAAAACTCATGA